The genomic DNA TCGATCGGTGGGCACGCATTTGCGGCTGGGTTCTCGCTCGCGTGTGCGCACGACTACCGCGTGCAGAACGGCAAGCGAGGCTACATATGCATGAACGAGATCGAGTTTGGCGCGCCTGTCGTCAACGGCATGATGGCCACGGTCAAGACCGTGACATCGGACCCCAGAGTTTACCGCAAGATTATCCTCGAGGGGCACCGCTTTGGGGCGAAGGATGCATTCACATACGGCATCGTGGACGTGATCGCCGATGGCCCCGGCTACGAGGGCTCGGAGGGCACGCTCAAGAAGTCGatcgagctcgcgacggcgctgcgctcgcgctcggcaaagaACGCCTGGCTCGTCAACCGTGAGCTGCTGTAcaaggagcagctcgagacgctgaaTCGCCCCGACAAGGTCAACGTGCCGTCGTAGATTAAGTCCATGTTCGTGGTTTGCTGGAATGTTATAAAGAAGAACTAGCGAATCGCTACTTTGGACCGGTCCTGTGTGGCTATTGCATGGCTCTCCGTACGCATGTACGCCGACGCACTGTCGATCGCGCTCTGCACAATGCACGGCCCATCCAGATTTAAGACTCCACACTCGGCATCAACGTGTTTTCCAGCAGAGACCACCATGCTCTGCCTTGCGCGTCTTGCCGCCCCCGGGCTTGTGCGCCCGTCACTTGCATCGCGGAgccttgcgcgccgtgccccTACGCCATGCGCGAGTACATTTTCGCGTccgtcggcgctgcggtGGGCCATGCAGACTCCCGCCTACTCGACGGTAGCCGAGCCGCAGTCGACGACGTTCCGCACGGCCAAAGACGACGTCCCCCTTGTGCGTCTTGAGCTGGACCCCAGCACGCGCATATTTGTGCTGTACCTGCTTGGCGAGCAGACTCCCGACAACCGACTGACGCATGAAATGATCCTCGAGGGCATCCTTCCTGCGCTGGAGCACGTCAAAGCGCAGTGGGCCGACTGGGTCGCAAACAAAGACGTTGGCcctggcgcggcgctcgtaACCTCTGCGCTGACGACGAACAAGATCTTTTCAAACGGCCTCGATCTCCAGCGTGCGATCGCGGATCCCAAGTTCTTTGACCAAGTCCTGAACGGCCTCTTCCGTGCGTACCTCACTCTCCCGATTCCCAGCGtcgcgtcggtcggcggccaTGCGTTCGCGGCCGGCTTTACgcttgcgtgcgcgcacgATTACCGGGTGCAGAACGGCCACCGGGGCTATGTGTGCCTGAACGAGATCGAgttcggcgcgccggtccCCACGGGCATGACGGCGATGCTGCGTACGGTGACGTCTGCGCccacgacgctgcgcaagatCATCCTCGAGGGCCACCGCTTTAACGCACAGGATGCTTTCGAGCACAAACTCGTCGATGTGATCGCCCAAGGCCCCGACTACGAGGGCCCTGCCGGCACGCTGAAGAAGTCGATCGAGCTTGCGATGGacctgcgctcgcgctctgTGGCCAAAGCCTACGGCGTGAACCGCGAGCGGATCTaccgcgagcagctcgaggagctcgcccGTCCCGACAAACTAGAGGTTGTGTAGTGCTATGTCTTACTTTCCAAGTCCGCGTCGGACTGGGCCACGGATacgtcgcccggcgcctcggagcTGTCGTCCTCCTCTGCTTCGTCCGGTGCTGCAACGTCGCCCTCGCTGAGCCacaccggcgcgcgccacgggcggccgccgatgcTCATAATCTCGCGCTGGCTATGCCGCCAATGCCGCGGCTTGAGATCCgagcgctgcagcggcgtaATGGTAGGAATGACAttcggcacgcgcggcagcggcagcagcgccggcgcgtcttTGAGGCTGGGAATACTGGGATATTTGAACACGGCGTCCGGCGAGTTGGGCGAGACTTTGATCGTTGCGCTGAGCAGCGGGCCGCTCTCCACCttggcggcgctcgatgcgctcttTGACTTGCGCGACGGCCCGTTCGAACCGCTAAAGCTCGACGGTGTCGAcgcctgcaccgcgagctTGGAGGGGTCATGTGTGACGTCCGCCGTGCTGCGGTTCATATCTGGCAGGCGATACACAGGCTTCTGGCCTTTCGACAGGCCCTTGCGCCAGCCGCGGCCGGGacccggcgcgcctcgcgtcTTGAGACtcttgcgccgcttggcagacggcagcgcatcgagctcctcgagcgtaagcgacgcggcgacggccgaaATCGAGTTCGGCGCAtgcgtgctgctgctccgCCGCTGCTTGGCAGATTTCTTGGATGCCTTGCCAtctggcgcaggcgacgaATCAGCCGGGGTGCTCTCCGGTGTGCCttccgcgctcgacggcggcgcgccgctcgtcggctggctcggcagcggcatcGGCGCTGGGCTGGACTCTGGCTCGACGACCAACGGCGTCTCGGGCACACTCAGCTCCTCAACAGGCGATCCCGCAGTGTCGGACCCGTCCGGCGAGCCCGCACCGCCTTTCGGCGTGCCATTGTTCGGCACACGCAACTTGACCTTGAACGAGGACATGGCGGACGCCAACGGCTATGGACGATGTGGAGGTAaagcccgcggcgccggcgctgcgcgctggacgcggcggcgcccttGCCGGGCGAGGAactgcgcgctgcgtgcgctgcggtGGTCCAAGCGACGTGCaaacgccgccgcgagctctACAAGAAGTGCCGAGTTGGACGAGTGCACGGGGCCCGTGTCCGTGCGGGTATGACGGCGCCCTTCGGGGAGGACGAGCTGTGCAATGTGCCACAGCTGGCGCGAATCCAAGCTCTCGTCCCActgtgcggcggcgcgtacgaggagcaggagcgtcgtgcgatcggggtgcgccgcacagGAGCCGGCGTACTGCACAATCGCATTCGCAAACAAgaggagcgacgcgctctcgGGGCCGGTCGACGgcaggcggtgcgcctcgccgcacGGCGTACGTAGCAGGCCCGTGTAGAGCAGCGAGAGGATCTGTGCGCGCTCGTTCTGTGGAACGCGAGCTTCCACAagcgtcgcgacgagcgcattgAGCCACGCCGTGGCgttcggcggcgtgccgtgccgccggcggtggcggcgtgcgtggcgcaccgcgaggCTCCAGCGGCCttggcgcaggagcgcacgcatcgCACACAGGCCCGCATCGGCAAgcgacgcctcgtcgaccggtgcacggcggagcgcgcgcagatcctgcagcgcatgcgcgccgcgcccgtgATTCGCATGCGACACAAGCcgtgcgacgtacgcggCAGCACCCGGCGGCATAAGGTGCGGCACGGTGCACAGGTCATGCCACAgcaccgcgctcggcgtagCCTCTTTCTGCACGAGGGCCCCCGTAGCGTCGAGCCACGCATCGCCAAAGTGAGCGAGCAGCGGGGCGTACATGCCGCGCGTCCGCCACGCCAGCGGCAGCGTCTGGACGTAGGCAAACGCCTCGTCCAGTGCGCCGTTgcggcacaggcgccgtgcgacgtctgcgagcaggcgcacgtccaTGTCTGGCACGGCCGTGTGCgccacgagcgcggccCACTGCAGGAGCGTGGCGTGCATACGCAGTccagcgagctgcgtgagcatCGCCGCAAATGTGTGCGCGCGCatgtcgggcggcggccgccggcagatcgcgtcgcacgcctcttgcagcgcggcacgcaccgACTGCTGTGGGTCGACGCCtagcggcggcgcgcggcgtacgcgtgccgtgcgccgcaacaGCATGCCGAGCATATGCTTGggctgcgccggacgcAAGCGAGCGTCGTGGAGAATGCACGCTGCTCCGTGCAAGCGGCTTGCCTCGAGTTCTGCATGGAATAGGCGATAgagtgccgcgcgctggaGGCGCCGGAGCTCGGGTGCGGCGTCGGTGGGCACCATGTGCAGGGTATCGTCAAACGCGGCGTTCGGATAGTACGTCGCGCTGATGCGTGCGAGggggaggcggcgctgggcgacgaggTACATGAGGAGGACACACTGCAGCTCCTCTTTTCGCACATCGCCCCCTTGCTCCGCCaggcgtgcgctcgccggcgccgcgcgcgccacggccgtcggcagcgcgcgctccgccgcgagctccgcagcagcggcgtgaACAAACTGCCCGCGCTCTTTTTCGGTAAGTGTGCTCGACCAGAGTCCCCGGGAAGACTCTGCTGTCCTTGTCTCTGTGCTGCGCTCCATGTCGCGCGCAtaggcgctcgcgagcggcacgcgtgGAGGATTTGCGCGCACCGGATCGGCTGTTCGGGGCGTATAcgctcgtgcggcgcgcggaaAACGCGCAGGTCTATGTACATCCACACCCTGCACCCATCTCTGCGCCATACGCCGCACAAACGCCCCCGCGTGCCACGGATCATGGACGATCCATGGccccgacgcgcgcatcggcaaGGTCGCGACCGTCTGTGCGCCGCCACGTGGGAGACGAAAATGCATCACGTGACGAATACAGTTTGCGTTTcttcgtgcgccgccgcgctgacGGCCCTCACCGTCTACCATCCCTTTAAATTTCCTTTCAACCCGCGAAGCGAGGTGTTAGGAAGGGCAAGACAGCAACTGAACAACTTAACAACTAACAGAAATGGGTGTTACTCGCGCTTCTAAGGAGGCTTGGTTCTCCAAGCTcaccgagctcctcgacacGTACTCGTCGCTCTTCGTGGTGAACGTGGACAACGTCAGCTCGCAGCAGATGCACCAGATCCGTTCGTCGCTCCGTGGCGAGGGTGTTGTGCTCATGGGCAAGAACACCATGGTCCGCCGTGCTCTGCGCATGATCATCAACGAGCGCCCCGACCTCGAGAAGCTGATGCCCTTTGTCCGCGGCAACATCGGTTTCGTGTTCACCTCGGGTGACCTCAAGGACGTCCGCACCAAGATTCTCGAGAACCGTGTGGCCGCTCCTGCCCGTGCCGGTGCTTTCGCCCCGTCGGACATCTATGTCTCGGCTGGCAACACTGGTATGGAGCCCGGTAAGACCTCGTTCTTCCAGGCCCTCGGTGTGCCCACCAAGATTGCCCGTGGTACCATTGAGATTGTCTCGGACGTcaaggtcgtcgaggcTGGCAACCGTGTCGGTCAGTCGGAGGCTACCCTGCTTAACCTGCTCAACATCTCGCCGTTCACCTTCGGTATGGTTGTTGTGCAGATCTTCGACAAGGGCAACGTCTTTGACTCgagcgtgctcgacgtgagCGAGGACGACCTCATCGCCCGCTTCGCTCTCGGTATCAAGCAGGTGGCTTGCGTTTCGCTCGCCATCAACTTCCCGAccatcgcctcggtcaTGCACACCCTTGTCAACTCGTACAAGAACCTGCTTGCCGTGTCGATCGCCACGGACTACGAGTTCGAGGGCTCGGCCAAGATCAAGGAGATGCTCGCCAACCCCGAGGCCTttgctgccgccgccgccccggcTGCTGCCGCTGGTGGCGACGCTGGTGACGCCGCTCCTGCTGAGGAGGCTcccaaggaggaggaggaggagtCGGACGGCGACATGGGCTTCGGTCTCTTTGACTAAGTGCGTCGCTTCTAGCTCGGTTGTAGTTTGCTAGCCAAAAAAACTGTGTATTGCAGTACATTTAGGAATGGGCAGGATGGGAAATTGGGGGGAGCAAATTGGGAATGGAAAAACAGTGGTCAGGAACGAACAGCAGCTTGGCAGAGGATAGAGGACTGCCGGGCAGACGCGCAATAGGAGCGTGGCGTAGAGCCGTGAAAATGCACCGGCACACGTACTGAAACGTCTGCAGCCGCCATAGTAGCTGCAGCCTCTCTTGTCCATGACGAGCAGGCACCAAAAACAAACCGCGAAAGTGATACAGACACGACGCGACCTTTGCCGACGCGACTCCCCTCGCCCCCTCTGTTACGCAATCCCCATCTCAAGCCCATATACTTACATTGCGCTAGCTATGACGAGGATATCAAAAGAGCCgcgactcgcgcagctACAACAACAAAGCGCCACCCACCACCGCCACGGCGAGGGCAAAGAGCACCGGCACGGCTTTCtgcgagctcgcgccgtTCTGCGTGTTGACAGCGACCGTAGTATACTTCTTTCCGTCCGACGATACGACCGTGTTAAACGTCACGGACGTCGGCTGCGGCACCGGCGTGGTAGGGCCGCTGTAAGGGTTCTGCGCGTAGGCCTGCGAGCcgccctgctgcgcgagcgagtcgacGTACGAGCGGCTTGCCGACGCGTCCGTCAGGTTCGGCACGCTGTGAGATCCCGGCGACGTCACGGGCGAATATTGCGTCTCGGTCTTGAAGGTATTGGAGCCTTTGGTACTGGGTTAGTGTTTCGCGACGTACCAGTCACCGTATTGCACACAGCCCGACTGGCCGTTTGCGGACGTCGTCGGCTTCGTCACCGGTGCCATAGAAGACGgcaccgacgacgagctctgCGACGCAACCTGCGCAGCAAAgaggagcacgagcgcggcgaaCGTCGCAACGAAACGAACCATGCTGTGGAGCAAAACGAGTTGCGGGGCACGCGTCGAGCCTTGGGGCAAGAATCATCACGTGATGAACGCTGGGGCGCGTGGCTTTGGTCGGAGGCTCGTGCGCAGATGACGGGCCCGCGCGTGGCGAAATGCACGCAGGCGAAATTTCGGGCGCATCGGCCCTGGCTGGCGGTGCAGACGGCCCGTTCGTTCTCTCCTACCAGCCGCCATGCCTCTGTCGCTCAGCATTGACCCCGACCAGCTCATCGAGAAAGCCCAAGATGAGGAGAGCTCGCACCTAATGAGCCTTGCCCGCGGCGACAGCATCGCGCACTCGTTCTAcagcggtgcgcacgccggccgctACGCCACGGCGCCGGTACCCAAGTACCATCTGCCCGACACGGGTGTGTCGGAGGAGGCCACCTACCAGCTGCTCAAGGatgagctgctgctggatGGCAAGCCGAGCCTGAACCTGGCCTCGTTCGTGCACACCTGGATGCCCGACCGTGCGACGCAGCTCATGACCGAGACGATTGGCATCAATCTGTGTGACCAGGACGAGTACCCCGCGACGATGGCGGTCCATGCGCGCTGTATTTCGATCCTCTCGAACCTGTGGAAGGCGCCGAAAGACACCTCGAAGgacggcaagcgcctcgctgcgatgggcacggcgacgaccgGTTCGTCGGAGGCCATCATGCTgggcctgctcgccgccaagcgccgctgGCAGCacaagcgcaaggccgaaGGCAAGGACATCCACAACCCTGGCCCCAACCTGGTCTTTGGCTCGAACGTGCAGGTGGCCGTGGAGAAGTTTGCGCGCTACTTtgaggtcgaggagcgcccgGTCGACATTGACGAGTCGACGCACTACTGCCTCGACGCGAAGCGCGCCATGGAGAAGGTCGACGAGAATACGATCGCGGTCGTCGTCATCCTCGGCTCGACCTACACCGGCCACTACGAGCCGGTGGAGGAAGTGGCgaaggagctcgacgagtaCGAGAAAAAGACGGGGCACAACATCCCGATCCACGTCGACGGTGCGTCGGGCGCGATGGTCGCTCCGTTCGCCACGCCCGACCACAAGTGGTCGTTCGACATTGAGCGTGTCGCCTCGATCAACACGTCCGGCCACAAGTTCGGTATGGTGTACCCCGGTGTCGGCTGGATCGTCTTCCGCTCCGCGGACCTAGTACCGGACGAGCTGGTGTTTGAGCTGCATTACCTCGGCTCGGTCGAGTACTCCTTCGGCCTGAACTTCtcgcgccccgccgcgccggtgctgGGCCAGATGTTCAACTTTATCAACCTCGGCCACGAGGGATA from Malassezia japonica chromosome 1, complete sequence includes the following:
- a CDS encoding uncharacterized protein (SECRETED:SignalP(1-21); TransMembrane:1 (n4-15c21/22o149-166i)), which codes for MVRFVATFAALVLLFAAQVASQSSSSVPSSMAPVTKPTTSANGQSGCVQYGDCTKGSNTFKTETQYSPVTSPGSHSVPNLTDASASRSYVDSLAQQGGSQAYAQNPYSGPTTPVPQPTSVTFNTVVSSDGKKYTTVAVNTQNGASSQKAVPVLFALAVAVVGGALLL
- a CDS encoding uncharacterized protein (COG:I; EggNog:ENOG503P1MG) — translated: MQTPAYSTVAEPQSTTFRTAKDDVPLVRLELDPSTRIFVLYLLGEQTPDNRLTHEMILEGILPALEHVKAQWADWVANKDVGPGAALVTSALTTNKIFSNGLDLQRAIADPKFFDQVLNGLFRAYLTLPIPSVASVGGHAFAAGFTLACAHDYRVQNGHRGYVCLNEIEFGAPVPTGMTAMLRTVTSAPTTLRKIILEGHRFNAQDAFEHKLVDVIAQGPDYEGPAGTLKKSIELAMDLRSRSVAKAYGVNRERIYREQLEELARPDKLEVV
- the RPP0 gene encoding ribosomal protein P0 (A0) (L10E) (BUSCO:EOG09264G1I; COG:J; EggNog:ENOG503NWY4), which gives rise to MGVTRASKEAWFSKLTELLDTYSSLFVVNVDNVSSQQMHQIRSSLRGEGVVLMGKNTMVRRALRMIINERPDLEKLMPFVRGNIGFVFTSGDLKDVRTKILENRVAAPARAGAFAPSDIYVSAGNTGMEPGKTSFFQALGVPTKIARGTIEIVSDVKVVEAGNRVGQSEATLLNLLNISPFTFGMVVVQIFDKGNVFDSSVLDVSEDDLIARFALGIKQVACVSLAINFPTIASVMHTLVNSYKNLLAVSIATDYEFEGSAKIKEMLANPEAFAAAAAPAAAAGGDAGDAAPAEEAPKEEEEESDGDMGFGLFD
- a CDS encoding uncharacterized protein (COG:I; EggNog:ENOG503P1MG) → MSQLHTHIYVLYLLGEQTPDNRLTHELIREGILPAVRQIKKQWAEWVQKDEVGEGAALVTTALTTNRIFSNGLDLANAVADPKFFDEVLNVLFKELLTLPIPTVASIGGHAFAAGFSLACAHDYRVQNGKRGYICMNEIEFGAPVVNGMMATVKTVTSDPRVYRKIILEGHRFGAKDAFTYGIVDVIADGPGYEGSEGTLKKSIELATALRSRSAKNAWLVNRELLYKEQLETLNRPDKVNVPS
- the GAD1 gene encoding glutamate decarboxylase (COG:E; EggNog:ENOG503NUJY); translation: MPLSLSIDPDQLIEKAQDEESSHLMSLARGDSIAHSFYSGAHAGRYATAPVPKYHLPDTGVSEEATYQLLKDELLLDGKPSLNLASFVHTWMPDRATQLMTETIGINLCDQDEYPATMAVHARCISILSNLWKAPKDTSKDGKRLAAMGTATTGSSEAIMLGLLAAKRRWQHKRKAEGKDIHNPGPNLVFGSNVQVAVEKFARYFEVEERPVDIDESTHYCLDAKRAMEKVDENTIAVVVILGSTYTGHYEPVEEVAKELDEYEKKTGHNIPIHVDGASGAMVAPFATPDHKWSFDIERVASINTSGHKFGMVYPGVGWIVFRSADLVPDELVFELHYLGSVEYSFGLNFSRPAAPVLGQMFNFINLGHEGYRDTMNNNLKNARLLSRALEISGLFLVISDIHRPVSKVAEAGFKTHTVNEGDAVNYVPGLPVVAFRWTDEFKERNPKLEQRWVQVLLRAKGWIVPNYELSPSLQHVQILRVVVRDSMTESMVDALVHDIITITRQLEGNADSIPVHLAADDNTAESSSSRHHPALKKRNDAHHGRPEGKGDKGRGFSSQC